The genomic region GACGGGAGCAATGTCGATCACTTGACCAGCCTGAGCCGCGGTCGCTCGCGGGGCAGCGGGTTGGGGACGTCACCCTCGGCGTAGCGTGAGCGATGGGTGCGGTCGTGCTCTTGGGCGAGGTGGAACTGCCAGTAGTCGTCGAAGTCGCCGCTGGTCTTGAGTGCGCGCAGGCGCAGGATCGCCTCGGCGCCGGTCAGCGACCAGCGCGCGCCGGTGCGACCCATGCGGTCCTGTACGAGGTATCGGCACGCGCCCTCGATCACGCCGGTCGCGATCGGCAGGCCGCCCGCGAGCGCGCGGTCGTAGTGCAACCACCGGCCGTTCTTGACCAGGTAGTTGGTGCACTTGAACACCGGCGCGGCGGTCTTCGCGTCGAGGCCGTGACGCTCGACCATGCCACGCAGGCTCTTGGCGATCTCGCCCGCGCTGCGGCCGCTCAGCAGCGCGAGCAGGCGGTGCCGGACCCAGGTCTCTGCCTCCTCGGTCCCTGCCGCGTGGAAGGCGTACGCGGCGCGCCACAGGTACTCGAGCACGTGCACGATGTCGAGGACGATCGTGACCTCCGCGCCGAACTTCCGCGCGGCGCGCTGCACGCGCTTGAGCTGGTCGCGTTGACCGTCGACCAGGACGACCCATCGCCGTCGGCGCTCGGGATCGCGGCGCGTCGCCTCGGCGAACGCGTCGTCGACGACCTGCTGCGGCGTGTGCTCGACGCTGGCCCACACCCGCTTCTGTGTCGGCCGCGGCCGAATCGCGTCGAGATCGTCGGGTCGCAGCGTGTGCAGCACGTCCGCCGCGGTGCGCACCCACGGCGCGAGCGTGTACACCGTCGCGAC from Deltaproteobacteria bacterium PRO3 harbors:
- a CDS encoding ISKra4 family transposase, with the protein product MSTRTARTIANDSRFCESRTLMGDLEDDLTNDDAMAATHDQIERLLAEKGRELLRQMMQAHYDARAARERRVEVTGADGVERTQVRTASRQIETLFGTVEVDRQLYQAPGTEGLAPLDAALGLPAEKYSMEVRKLVAEQSARASFDEVVELIGKQTGAHVPKRQAEELAVRAAQDFDAFYQRLLREPEATDDLLILSFDGKAIAMRHADLRPATKRAAETTPRRLETRLTSGEKRNRKRMAQVATVYTLAPWVRTAADVLHTLRPDDLDAIRPRPTQKRVWASVEHTPQQVVDDAFAEATRRDPERRRRWVVLVDGQRDQLKRVQRAARKFGAEVTIVLDIVHVLEYLWRAAYAFHAAGTEEAETWVRHRLLALLSGRSAGEIAKSLRGMVERHGLDAKTAAPVFKCTNYLVKNGRWLHYDRALAGGLPIATGVIEGACRYLVQDRMGRTGARWSLTGAEAILRLRALKTSGDFDDYWQFHLAQEHDRTHRSRYAEGDVPNPLPRERPRLRLVK